The DNA sequence ATGTCGCAGTAACGGGAAGTCACGTGCTACGAGCCTTACCTTATTACCATATTCTTTCATCAGGTCTTCAAGGATTTCATGTAAATTTGAACAAGTCGAGCACTCATAGTCGATGAACTCCACAATAGTTATTGTAGCATTCTCATTACCTTTCGATGGCTGATCCCGGGTCGAGATCGCTTCAATAGAACGTTTTGGTGAAGCAAGAAAGACCTCCAGAGTAGCTGCCTGGCGTAATCGTTCAGTAAAAGCAGCCTTCGCCCGTTCTTCTTCGTGCTGTTTCAGATATTGAGTGATCTTACCCCTGTCAACTGCCATTCCGTGATTAGCATCAATTTTATCTTTGTTCTTCATATAAAATGCCAGAATATCCTTCTTCGTTATTCTCTTTTGTTTCAAAGTAACTTCTGCATTCAGTAGCTCCTGAATGGTAATATTCCTTCTCTGCGCCTCTTGCTGAAAAAGCAGATCATTTATCATGAGGTCAATGGTTTGTTTTTGCAACTCATAGATCTGCTCTTGTACCTTAAAAATCTCTGGTTGAAGTTTTTTATCAATATCTTTCAGGGTAATCTTTTCGCCATTGACTACGGCAAGTACACGATCCGGCTCAGTAGTAACATCAGCAAGGGTCAGGTAGTCTACTACCGTCTGAATCTGAGCCTTAGAACGAAGGAGTTCGGCAAGCTTCTTTGCTTCCTCACTCTGGCGCTGTCTCTGAAGATAGTTCACAATCTGCTCTTTCAAGGCGTTAAACTCTTCTGAAAGCTGGCTCTTGTTCTCATGATAGAAAGCCAACGCCTCCGCCTCAGTCGGTTCCTTGACTTTTGATATAACTTCGTCCTGGAGTATCCTGGCAGTATCAACCTTACACTTTTTCGCTTCCTGATCCAGGAGATCGGAATTAATCTTAAGATAGAGTTCATTTGATCGCGCATCGAGCAAGACCTGCTGGATTTCGAATACAGAGTCTCTGATCTTCTCATCAACCTCCTGCCGGCTAATGATTGTGCCATTAACTATGGCAATGGCATTGGATGGTATCTCTATATTGCAATCCTCATCATCTTCCTGTTTTCCACCGGACCCGATAGCTAATACCCTTTTCTCTTTTTCCAATGCAGCATCGGCCTGAGCCAGAAACACCGTGCCACATACCATGATCTTTGCGAAAAGAAGTAATGATAGTTTATTCATCATTTATTATCCCTTTATTGCAATTTTACCCAATCACTGGCACTGACAACTTTTTTTTCTTCAGGATCTACTAATGCTATATAGGCTCCCAGTGCGCCGATACGCCGGTTAGGACCGAAGGTTATCTGTGGTGTTAAACCGGTTTCAAACTCATACAATCCCTCAAGTACAGTTACCAGTCTTTCACGGCTCACATCCTTACCGGCACGCTTCAGCCCCTCGGCAAGTATTTTTGCTGAACAATAAGCCTCGATCTGAACAGATAAATGCTGTGCAGGAATTTTGTGTTTTTCAGCAAAGGAATGATATTCTTTTACGGAGGCGCGAATCATATCAGAGGGTCCCCGGGGAAAGGACAGAAAAATCTTATCTTTAAAGCCGGCAGAGACCGTGAGAATTTCCTTATCGATCAATGGACCAGGAATGAAAACAAAAGGTCTCCATTGAAGCTGCTCGGCTTCACTCAACAAGGCTTTTTGCTCATTTCCTGAGCCAAGGAAGAAGATCGCATCTACCTCTTTCTCCTTCATCTCTTTCACAAGACGTTTAGCCTCGAATTGATCATGCGGGTATGTGAGTATTATCCGTGAATCCCAGCCATTTTTTTTGCACTGCTCATCGATCGCATGGGTAATTTCCGAAAAAACTTCACCACCGGCAGAAAGGATTGCAATATGCGGATCCTCTGCACCAAACTTCTCCGATGCAAATTCAACCATAGCAAGAGATAGTTCTTTCACACCAGAGAACAAATAAAAAACATACCGGTTCAAGGGAAAATCCACCTGAGGAAAATTCGTTATAGCGCCCACAAGCGGAATTTCACGTTCCTGTATAAGTACATCAATTTCTCTCTCTGATCCCTCAATGAAAGCGCCATTGATAACGAATACTTCTTCCTCGAGAAGAGACATCGCATTCGCTTGTGTTGCTGCAGGGGTATCTCCTGAGGCTGAAAACCTGAGTTCAATCCGGCGGTTGTAAATCCCCCCCTGTTCGTTAAGGTCGTGAAAATAGGACTGTAATACCTCTTTCATGGCCATTGCCATCTCTGCCGGGAATTCTTTACCCGGTAAAATAGCCCCTACCCGGATACTCGTATCCGTCAACCCCGGTTCCTTTTCTTTCCTAACCGCTTGAGATATACTATGAGATTATTAACCTCTTCCCGGGTAAAACGGTAGACAGGCATTACAGGAGACAATTTATTCCCTGACGGATCGATTCCCTTGACAATGGCTTGCCGGAGAAACCGGTCCGTATAAGGCGGATGCTTTCTCCCGTTAGGATGAGTGATGCCATAGGGTTTCATTAAGAAATCCCCGGTTATATCAGAAGGTAATACCCCGCCTTCAGGTCTGCCTTTACCATCATATCCATGACAGCTTACGCATGGTAGCGCGCTGGCTGGCACTTCTGTTGTATCATTACCCAATAACGCAGTAATCTCACGGCCCGAGGCAGAAGAGCCAAGCAGGTATATCTGTTTTCCCTGTCTCTCCTGGGGTGTCAATTGCCGGTTTACAACCGTTCCGGCAGATACATGATTCTTCAGATAAAAAATTGCGATAGTTGCCAGTATCCATGCCACGAAAATCTTCAGAGATATACCGATGTTAGGCCAGGAATGTCTCTGCATTGGCTCTAAACCTTTAATTGATACCATCGTTAAGCACTCCCTCTACCATAGGAATAAGTTCTTGCGCCTTTGCCAGCCCCATAGCCTTTTTCCAGAGTCCCGTTGCATCATTGCCGATAAGGAACAGACCACTGTGCTGATCTCTTTCTTCGACAAAAAAACCGAGCTTATAGAGGGCCTGATCCACATTCTCTTTTTTTCCGGATAAGAAATACCAACCGGGTTTTGCATGATAATTCTCAGCATACTGTTTGAGCCGTTGTGGCGTGTCGGTAATCGAGTCCACACTGATGGAAATGATGTGCACATCCTTACCTAAACGTTCACCCACAGCCTCTTGAATTGCCAGCAAGTTTTTGCTCATGACAGGACAGATGCCAGTGCACTCGGTAAAAAAACAGTTGATAATAACGACCTTTCCCTTGATCAGATCGCTGTAAAACCGCATCTTCTCTCCATACTGATTGATCAATTCCACATCGGAAAAATATTTCTGTGCCGCCGGATTTCCTCCCTGTATGGCAGCGTTTTGTTGTACCTCTCTGGCAAGCCTCACGACCTCTCTCCCGGCAACTGGTTCTCTTTTATCTTTTCTTGCCCTTTCCTTCTCCGCAGACAATTCTTTCTTCGGATTATCCAGCATATCCTCAATGACCTGGACTAATTGAGCCGATGGCACAAGGCCGTTAACCCGTGTCCATTGTCCCTTCGCTTCATTACCCACAAGGATGAGAGGAGAATGGTCCTCCTTTATCGGGGTAAAGACCTTCAGTGCTTTAAGGAGTTTGTCTACATCTTGTTTCCTCCCGGTAAGGAAGGTCCATCCCGGTTTTGCCCCGAACTTTTCTCCCCAGGCCCTGAGCCTCTGAGGAGTATCATTTACAGGATCGACGCTGATAGAGATGAGATTAAAATCTCTGCCGGTACGATTGCCCATGAGATTCTGGACTTTAGAGAAGTTAACGCTCAAGGGAGGACATATCGTGGTACAGGTGGTAAAGATGAAATTTATAGCTACCACTTTGTCTTTTACCAGGTCACTGTAGAAGCGTACCTTCTTCCCCTCCTGATTCAGGAGTTCCACATCCGGTATCTTCATGTTTAAAGTTGCCGCAACCTTACCCCCCTCTTTCCGTGCTTTTTTTTCAGATGGACAGCAAGGCTTCTGTTCTGTGCTTTCCGGGGTTTCTGCCTGAATAGCTTGTTTCGGCTGTAAGGGAACCGACTTAATCTCATTCTGGGAAAATGATACACCTGACCAGAAAAAACAGACCACCGGCACCAGTAGTTGCCATGATCTGAATAGTCTTTTTCTGGACTCTTTATCGGAACAGATGAATTTTGACATTTCTGCAATCTCCACTTTTAAAATAGACCGTTCGGCGATTTTTTTATAACACCGGCGTAGGGGCAGGTTTTAAACCTGCCCCTACAACAGAACATTGGAATTACCTAAACGTTTAAACTAGTACACTGTCAACTTAATTTATTATAATAGACTCTCTCGTATGTGTCATTGCGAGGGGCATTTTCCCGAAGCAATCTCTTTTGAGATATCCAGGGGGATTGCTTCGGACAATACCCTCGCAATGACACAGCCCCATGCAGTTGAACCGATACAAATCGTATTATCATGAATTATATTGACAGTGTACTAGGCCTTTGGCACCTTGTGTTTTTTATTAAACCGTAGGGCAAGGCTTTAGCCTTGCCTCTCCGCCTGAATATGCGCACGGCAATAGCAACCCTAAAGGGTTGCCCTACAGAATTGAAATTCGTATATATCAGGTGATTACCCTTTGCTGGCAACCTGTAAGATTAAAGGCGGCAATTGGTTTAATCGGACGTTGAGCGATGGGCACTGGAAAGAGATATAATATGCCCCTGCCTTCGGGGGTGTAAGATCAATTTGATAGATACCATCACCCACAGGTCTCGCCCATTGCCGGTTCTGCCAGTTACCAGAAGTAAACGCCATAACACCGAAGTCTTTCAGCCCAACCCTGGGTTGGTCAGTTCCTGGATCAATAACCTTGAACAGCAATTGTACATTCTCTCCCACATAAAGGGTTTTCTTCTCCAGCATTGGTTCCACCCGCAGGGGCAGATGCTTATTCTTTTTCGATATATCCGGATTATCCCTCACGTTGACTGAAAAGCAATGGATAATGCGGGGGGAATCCATAAAGAGGATAATATCAAGTTTTCCGTTAAGGGTAAGTCTGGTATTTGTTGCATAGACGCCTGCTTCCACTTCTTTGAGGCTCCGGTCAATGACCAGAATAGCCAGCGGCTGGCACCCATAGTTTCGAAAATTGCCCATAGGCGCTGCCATTCCTTCCTGATAATAGTAGATGGCTTTGTCGACCGGATTAGCCACGAGAACCGCCCCGCCTCCGGGAGCGGAAACAATACTATCGGCGATACTGAGGCTTTGAGCCTTGCCGAAAGGAACCTGGCCACCGCTGAAATCGTTGACGGGAACAGGCGCTCCCTCATGTCCAACCTGGTCAAGCGGAATCATGAGGATTGATTCGCTGCCCCGCGATCTGATGTAGGCAGTGTTTTCCGTAAAAGTTACCTGGTCCGGCTCCTTTCCAACGTCACCGGTTTGTATGATACGATGGGTTGATGCATCAATAATATGAACGCTGTTTTTCCGGGAGTTTACCGCGAATCCAAGGCGTCCGTTACGGGTAAAGCGCAGGACTCCAAGTCCAGGTTTCGCCTCGATACGATTTACGATCTCAAGGCTCTTGCCATCAACAACGAGAATCGTTCCATCTTCTTCGTTTACTACATAGGCCGCCTTGCTGAGGGAAGAGTAAGCTATCGAGACGGGCATCCTGCCACTCTGAATATCTCTGATTTTATTTAGTTTCCAGATATCGATAATGGAAACGGTGCCAGCATCCCGGTTGGTCACAAAGGCATAACGGTCATCTCCGGTAAAGGCTATCTCGTGATGTCCTGCACCGGTGGGAATATGAGTCACCTTCTTCAATGAAACTGTGTCGATAACCGTCACACCGCTTGTTGTATCCAGGGTATCAGCAGCGCCATCAGCACCAACCCAGAGGTACTTTTCATCCGGCTGCAGCACTATGCGCATGGGCCTCTGACCCGTATCGATGTTGGCGACAACCTTCCAGGTTGCGGTATCGATAACTGCAATCTGATTCGCCTGTGGCATAGTAACAAAGAGTCTCCTCTGATCCTGACTCATAACCCAATCCTCACCCGGACTTTTCAAAGGGACCCTTGCCAGCAGATTGCTGCCGCCATAATTAAAGAGGGGATCAACTACCGAAATACTCGCTTCATCGTTGAGCGTAAGGACATAAAAGATGTTCAAGTCGATTTCTGCCCGCGAGGAAAGGCTGCCAGACAGGAGCGATTGTACCTTCTTAGCACAGTCATCCGTTGTAGACGGTTGAATCCACGCTGCAGGGTCGAGCGTGGTCACCGGAGTGCCTGTCGTAGTATCGGTGATCCTGAACTGTACGGTAACATCATCACCCTCTTTAAGTTCTTCAGAAGCCTTCTCTCCGGAAGCAACAGGGACTATTGAAAATTCTACAGCAATTCCCTCCCGGACGATTTTTTTTGCTTCGTCATCTGTTTCTCCGGAGGTTAATGCATTACTCGTGTCGGTCCCTCCCTGTTGTGCAGTAGTGGAATTGGGATTGCCGGAGGCCGATGCCACGTCTGCCGTCCCTGACTCCTTTTCAGGAATTGATAGTCCTTCTTTAGCCACACTGCCCTGGAATGAGGTATCACAGGAGAGGAGAAAGAGGCAAATCACTGCTGAACAAAAAAGCGCAAACTTTTTGCCAATATATCTCATATATCTAATTCTGGCGAAGAGGAATTTAACCATTTCATCAAATCTCCGACGAAAGAATATATCAAATAAAAATACTTTACAATGTAGGGCAAGGCTTTAGCCTTGCTTCCCCGCCTGAGCGAGTACGGGGTGTGGCAACTCTAAACAAATTGTCCGAGAATTATTTTGCAGGTCGAAAGCTATAGATAACGTAAGGAGAAATGCTCCGTTGTTATTCTTTTCCTATTTACGTTTCATGAGGCCTTCGGCGACTTTTATCTATTCGTCAGATGTAGGGCGAGGCTTTAGCCTTGCCGCCCCGCCTAAATATGTGCACGGGGATAGCAACCCTGAAGGGTTGCCCTACAGAATTGAAATTCCTATACGTTTTAAATTAGGTTGGGTTTTAAAAGGCAAAACCCCCAATAACTTTTCCTTTTTACCCACCCCTAAATCCCCTCCCGAGAGGGGACTTTTTTGTTCCCCCCTAGGGGTTAGGGGTGGGTTCATTCCCCTGGAGAGACGCAACATCTTGCGTCTCTACAATTGAGGTTAGAGATGTGTTAACAGCATAATGAAAAAGTTACTCTTTAACCCGCATGATACCCCAAATTCCACCATCGAACTGGAAGGATGACATATCACGCCAGAGATAGTCACCGGCAACTTCAAACATACCACCGGCGCCGTTCTGGAGCACAACATCAAAATGGTTCGTCGGGCCATGACCCATTCTGGCGCCCTCAAACATAGTCAACCATTTACCCCCTAGCTTGTTATCGCCAATCCGTGTGGAATTATTCTGGTACGGCAACTCCTGCCAAACATGGCCGTGCACCATAAATACGTGGTTGCGCGGATGACCTCCCGGCTGAAGCACCCTGAAACGGACCTGTGTTCCTTTATCAACCGTAAAGACAGGGTTTCCGGGTCCTTATCTCCGACTTGTGCATTCGTAAGCGCATTGGCAAAGTCAACGGTTCGGGTAAATGTTAAAGGCGCATCCGGAGCAAAGCCCATTCGGAACCACATTGGCTCACTGCGATAGTTGACGGCCTTCTGGCCTGAATCCTCCGCATCCTCAGTCTCCGCTGTGTTAGGTACCGGCCCATTATCGGCAATAGTACCGTCACCCAGTTTATTACCATAGCGGAAATTAATGTCATCCTGGAATACGGTAACAAACTCACGGAATAAAAGGTTATTATTTGCATCATAAATATTGGCAGCCATACGGGATTTTTTGTTCTGGTTCAGATCGAAATCGGTCTTCCATTTCGATCCTTGCGGTTCAATGATTAATGCCGCAACCGCCCCTTTATTGCTGTGTTTGATAAGGTCAGATGATGATATGTTTATGCTGCCAAATTCTACTGGTTTTGCATTCAGGGTTCCATCGGGCTGCAAATCCAGGTGACCTGCATACCATCGATATCTTTTGCTGCTTCCCGGCTTGGTAGCCTGTAAACTGTTGTAACCAACGTTAACACCATCATGTCTGGCAACGTCGTAACTTAACAGTTGCGGGTGCAGTCCCGTGTAACCAGAAGGCCGAACCTGGTTAATGTTGAAGTGATCTACAATCATCGGCATCGTGCTAAAGCCAGGCAAATCGGGAGCTGCTCCTGATGGAAGCCTGTTTCTGAAGTTTATCTCGATACAATCGCCGGCATTTGCGCGCAGAACCAATGGTTCTATCGGAACATTTGGTTTCAGTTTACCTTTATTGGCGCCCGATGTTATCAGGTCGCCATGGAAAACGAAGAGTATTGCTGTAGGATCATGGAGCGGCCCACCATTCTCTTCCCGGGAATTATACACCAATGTTTTCTCTTTCAGGACATTCTTAGCAAGAACCGCTGATACTGCATATGACCGCACCGGCGCTGAATCAGGACAAACACCCTCAAAATCATCAGCATTGGCAATCGTATCATCCGAAATATCCATGTTATTAGGCAACGGTATGAGATCATCCTGCAGGTTCTTGTATGCGCGCAAGATTCCCCAGCAACCATTCCACAGACCATCCGATGAAGAATCCGGTTTATAGAGATAATCGTTAAACCTCCTGCCACTGGTGGTTTCAACCTTTATAACAGGTGCTATCATTTCAAAATGCTCCGAGATACCCATCATCTGAGAGCTGCGATAGCCTGAATTTGTCCAGTCAGGTTCATAAAACCACTTGAGTCCGTGGATGGAGAAATTGTGTCCCTCCTCCGTAGCGCCGACCATGGTACGAATCTCGATCCTGTCATTTTGGTAGACACGCAAGAGAGGTGTGAAAGGGTCTCCGCGTTTCGCGCCCTGGGATGCCGTTGCGTTCGGATAAGGCCAATTACCCGGAGAAAGGTTAAGGGCTGGATCGGCCCGGCTTACATCAGAACGGAAGGCGTAGGAAAGATCGCCTGCCTTATCCGTTGCCTGGGTATTGGTACTCGGATTGCGAATCCGCAAGGCAATCGGTTCGTTGCGGTTATTGATCGAAAAAGTACCGACGTCATCCGCTGAAATGGCTTCGGGGCAAGGGAGTGGTTCTCCTCCGGGGCATTCCTCAGCTCGCTCTACCAGGAAGGGAAGACCGATTTCCTCCCTGCCAGGAGGATTGACTGCCATATCTGGTTGGGTTGGTTTATCGAAACCTCCTCCAGGCTGACGGGCAACACCATTCCACGGCTTCGGGAAAGTAGGGCCTCCTCCGGACGGCAGTTCAGGATGGCTGCCTTTCCTGTATGACAATTGGAAATCGATGAACTCGAACATGAACTCACGGTAACTATCAGCGCCGTCTTCTCCTGCCAGGATATCAGCCCGCCAACTGGTCGGCCCGCCGTCATCACGTGTTCCCATAGTAACACCACTTACCGGATCACGCCATGTTGATCCCTTGGGTTCGATAAGCAACCCGGCGTATAGGCCTGCCTGCTGATGTGTCGATGGACCATAATGATCATGGGTATACACGGTGCGGAGGGTACGGTCATGTCCATTGAGATTCAGGAGAGGATCCGCATACCAGCGCTGGACTGTCGTCTGAGCTCCATCAACATGGAAGAAAGGATGAGCCTCCGCCTCTAAGTCTGGCTGCGGCTGGCCATCGTCATCCAGAAGTCCGCTATTACCGGTAGGATCAAAATGATTCAGCGCTTCAATTCTCTCTTTTACCTCGTCGGGACTAAAGGTGCCATCCTCGTAGTTCCAGCCATTGCCTGACCCATCGGCAGACAACACGTCGAATTTTACCAAATGGATGTGCTGCCCGATGACATCAGTTGGTGTGCGGACCTGGAAGTCATCTAACTCATAGATATGAGGAACCAGGTTCGTGTGCCAGTATTCAACACAATCGCCGCTGTTAGCGCGGACGAACAAGGGTTCAGGGGCGCGGGTTCCATTATAGTATGCCGACACGTCTTTCCATAACGAGAGTATACGTGTCTGCGGGAAGTGCCAGCCTGCCTTATTGAGGATAGCATCGATCTGGATAACCGCAGCCTTGTAGGTTCGAAGTGTTGTGATGGGATCTCCGGAATCATCAACGCAAGGGTCTGCAAAGGGAGCCCCCCTCACCCGGGGTTGGCCGTTAGTAACGAAATTGCCCGCAGCAACATTTCCGTTGAGGTCGACGACAGAAGATAGATGATTTAACTGTTCGTGAAAACTCATGGCTGCCTTCTCAACATCCGTCCCATCCTCAGGAAGCTCTTGAGCCTTCATAGCCAGGATTTCCTTGGTAAAGTCAAGGCGCGTATGCACTTCCCTGGTGACGTTGTCGGGATCGCTGACAACGACATGCCTGGGCAGACCACCATCATGAATGGTATCAAGCGGCGGATGAGGCGGCCGATGGCCTGCAACACCAGGAACGAAGAAAGGAAACCCGGGATTCCCGTTTCCTGTAATCTGTACCGCGCTTGAATCATCAGTACCGTCACCATTCGCATCGGCTGGTATAATGGTTACCACTGCCCCCGGCATCGGCGCCATGGACAAACCCGGTAGCGGTACCACTCCTGGAATCGGCGTACCGGCTACAATCTCTCCGTCAGGCAGTTTGCGTGTACCATCCTCAAAGACATCATGAACACGCCAGAGCGCCCACATTCCCTGGGCGAAATGCGGGTAGAAGTGGCAGTGGAAGATAGAATCTCCCGGGGTTCTGTTACGGTTTCCGCTGCCGTTATAGCAAATCTCCGTCGTATATGCACTGCCGGGGCCAAGGGCCTGGCTATCAAGATAGGAGGAGTTATCGCTGTCGGGGCTATGTACCCACTGATGCGCATGGAGATGGTGGATGTGGTGCTCCTTGGAACCAGCGTTGAGTACCCGGAATTTTACATGATCACTGAGATAGGAATGATAGACATTCGATGGATCATCAGGGTAAAGAGCTTTCGTGGCAACTGGTCCGGGTACCAGGGTGTCCAGAATATTTGGGTCTACTCTCAGATTAGCCGGATTATCAACCACCATGGAAGGATCGCCCACTGTCCACGAACTCAGGAAGAATTCCTCGTACTTGCACTCGGTGCAGTCCCACATCGGACCAACCCCGAGACGATTGGCAATAATCTCCGCACCTGCAGCGCCGGAACCGTAATTAATGCCAAAACTATCCCGCACACCATGTAACGTATGAATAAGAACCGGGTCCTCGAAGAAAGCAGGAAATGCCTGTACGGCGCCGATCTCATCGTGGTACATTATGGTAAATTCCCTGAATGGCTGGTCACGATTCGGATAGACGGGATTTGGTAAGTATGTGCCACTGGCAGGGACGATGATTGCCGTCAGATCCGAGTGGACGATATTGTTGCCGCTATCGAGGATCTTTAAAACGGGAGTATTGGAAGGTATTAAACCCCCGGAAGGATACGTTGCTCCATCAGGGTAGACCTTGTTGTAGTTGATTTTAGGCTGCCCGGTAGGAGTTGTTGCCGTGGTGGCAGTCACTATATCACTGGCCGTTATCTGGCTGCGAAACCATACAGAATTTTTGGGCTCGACATTGACAGCGCCGAAGAGACCGCTGTTCAAAGATCCTCCATCCCCCTCACCGCCGGTAGTTGCTCCTGCACTGTAAAGAAAATGAGTTCCCTCACGTTCGGCGTACAGGGTATAAACGGCAGAGTCTCCGGGTTCAACAAGACCACTATTCTGATTGTCGCCAACGTTTGAACCATCGTCAGCTATGCCGTTTACTAACTGCATACCAACTACATGTATCGAAGCAGCTCTTGTGGCTGGCTGTTGGTTATGCACAGGCGCGTTAGCCAGAAGATTGGTAAAGGTGATCTCCAGACAATCACCCTCATTCATGCGTAGAACGAGTGGCCGGGGTCGTTTATCTGGCCGGAGCTGAACGTTTCCAGGGGTTAATTCGCTCCCCGAGCTTGGGATAACGTCCCGTTTCAGAGCGAAGATCATTCCCTGTGGCTGAGAAGCGCCGAGCCGGTTCCAGAAGAACGGCTGATCCAGAGCCACAACATCGGCTTTAATAGTTCTCTGGCACCCCGCTTCTGCAGAACTTCCCCAAAAAACCGCTCCAAGAATCATTAGTAGTAGACTAATGGTAAACAATATCCCTGAGGTTCTTATAGTAAAATATGTTCGAACAGACATCATGATTGCCCTCCTTTTCTCTTTCACTTCGCAAAACAATTCAGATAAAATTATTCGTGAAAATTGACAAAATCATTGTGTCTTTGCATTCCGCACAGGAGTAAATTTTTCCTATAAAACATAAAAGGAATTGTAAACTCTCTTTATGACATTGTTCAGCCTCCTTTCTCATCATGAAAATAAAAAAGCCTTACCGCAAAGATACTCATGGAAAATATCTTCGGCAGTAAGGCTATCTTATTTCTTCGTGTCAATTATGGGTGTAAGTGTCTGGTACTATTCACCAACACTGTCCACGGTTACAAGACCCTTTCCTTTGTGCCCCCTGATCGCTCAGGGTTTACCTTTATCGAATTACCGCACTATTATTTTAACCTCAAAAACATATCAATTTACATACCAATTCCAGGTACCTGGTATTTTAAAGTTTAATAAAAGGTATTGTTATTCTGCGTTAACTTTACAACCTATACGCAAAATATCACAAAAGGGAATAAAGTCAATATTATTTTGCCTTTAAATTATGAGAAATAATCATCACAGCAAGGTAGTAAAGGTGGCACGGACAGTAATTCCCCTTCGTCCCCCTTTAGAAAACTTGTCCTTACCCACATCTTTAAATACCACAAAGAGCACGAAGTACACGAAGAATAGGAGAGTTCCAAATCTCAATAAATTCTTTTTATGATCGATCCCTTCTTGAGGCGATGTGAGTGTGAGTGAGAAAACACTGACACTGACACTAAACAAAAAGCAACACACCCCTACCTCAATTGTAAAGACGCAAAATCTTGCGTCTCTACGCCCTTCTTTCTTCGTGTACTTCGTGGTTTACCTTGCTTCTACCTTCGTTCTCTACCTAACTTGTGGGTAAGGATAAGTTTAGAAAGGGGGAAATGGTGAATGCTTTAGAAAAGGGGGAAAAGTGTGGTATGTTTGATCAGGCAAACTTTTCTCAAGAAAAAATTCTTCCTTCTCTCTTTTTTAAAGGGGGGTTAGGGGGGATTAGAGGGGAATATGGACACATCTTGCTCTTTCTCCAGGGGGATACCTCCTTTTTCATGGAACACGATTCTTAGCTTGATTGTATAGGAATTTTCTTTTATGTAAGCGGTTTTCAGGGTGGCACGGACAAACTCCGTTTGTCCGTGTTGCCGTCTTTAACTTGATGCATATGGGAATGAACCCACCCCTGACCCCTCCCAGGAGGGGAATAAAAAAGTCCCCTCTCGGGAGGGGATTTAGGGGTGGGTAAAAAAGAACAATCATTAGGTTTTGTCTTTTAAAACCCAACCAAATTAT is a window from the Candidatus Jettenia sp. genome containing:
- a CDS encoding ABC transporter substrate-binding protein, which translates into the protein MTDTSIRVGAILPGKEFPAEMAMAMKEVLQSYFHDLNEQGGIYNRRIELRFSASGDTPAATQANAMSLLEEEVFVINGAFIEGSEREIDVLIQEREIPLVGAITNFPQVDFPLNRYVFYLFSGVKELSLAMVEFASEKFGAEDPHIAILSAGGEVFSEITHAIDEQCKKNGWDSRIILTYPHDQFEAKRLVKEMKEKEVDAIFFLGSGNEQKALLSEAEQLQWRPFVFIPGPLIDKEILTVSAGFKDKIFLSFPRGPSDMIRASVKEYHSFAEKHKIPAQHLSVQIEAYCSAKILAEGLKRAGKDVSRERLVTVLEGLYEFETGLTPQITFGPNRRIGALGAYIALVDPEEKKVVSASDWVKLQ
- a CDS encoding thioredoxin domain-containing protein, translating into MMNKLSLLLFAKIMVCGTVFLAQADAALEKEKRVLAIGSGGKQEDDEDCNIEIPSNAIAIVNGTIISRQEVDEKIRDSVFEIQQVLLDARSNELYLKINSDLLDQEAKKCKVDTARILQDEVISKVKEPTEAEALAFYHENKSQLSEEFNALKEQIVNYLQRQRQSEEAKKLAELLRSKAQIQTVVDYLTLADVTTEPDRVLAVVNGEKITLKDIDKKLQPEIFKVQEQIYELQKQTIDLMINDLLFQQEAQRRNITIQELLNAEVTLKQKRITKKDILAFYMKNKDKIDANHGMAVDRGKITQYLKQHEEERAKAAFTERLRQAATLEVFLASPKRSIEAISTRDQPSKGNENATITIVEFIDYECSTCSNLHEILEDLMKEYGNKVRLVARDFPLLRHANAYKAAIAAEAAREQGKYWEYIAILFQNQRALGVDNLKEYASQLGLNRKMFDEALDTEKFADKVKQDRMEALRLGLNSTPTVFVNGRRIAEKTYASLKAAIETAWKEVAMK
- a CDS encoding SCO family protein, producing the protein MSKFICSDKESRKRLFRSWQLLVPVVCFFWSGVSFSQNEIKSVPLQPKQAIQAETPESTEQKPCCPSEKKARKEGGKVAATLNMKIPDVELLNQEGKKVRFYSDLVKDKVVAINFIFTTCTTICPPLSVNFSKVQNLMGNRTGRDFNLISISVDPVNDTPQRLRAWGEKFGAKPGWTFLTGRKQDVDKLLKALKVFTPIKEDHSPLILVGNEAKGQWTRVNGLVPSAQLVQVIEDMLDNPKKELSAEKERARKDKREPVAGREVVRLAREVQQNAAIQGGNPAAQKYFSDVELINQYGEKMRFYSDLIKGKVVIINCFFTECTGICPVMSKNLLAIQEAVGERLGKDVHIISISVDSITDTPQRLKQYAENYHAKPGWYFLSGKKENVDQALYKLGFFVEERDQHSGLFLIGNDATGLWKKAMGLAKAQELIPMVEGVLNDGIN
- a CDS encoding cytochrome c, with the protein product MVSIKGLEPMQRHSWPNIGISLKIFVAWILATIAIFYLKNHVSAGTVVNRQLTPQERQGKQIYLLGSSASGREITALLGNDTTEVPASALPCVSCHGYDGKGRPEGGVLPSDITGDFLMKPYGITHPNGRKHPPYTDRFLRQAIVKGIDPSGNKLSPVMPVYRFTREEVNNLIVYLKRLGKKRNRG